Proteins from a single region of Rhodovibrio salinarum DSM 9154:
- a CDS encoding DUF2312 domain-containing protein has product MADTQGITGDQLKSYIERIEKLEEEKANLQADIREVYSEAKSNGFDTKVMRQIVRLRKMDQQDRSEQEELLHIYKSAIGME; this is encoded by the coding sequence ATGGCCGATACCCAAGGCATCACCGGCGATCAGCTGAAGTCCTACATCGAGCGGATCGAGAAGCTGGAGGAGGAGAAGGCCAACTTGCAGGCCGACATCCGCGAGGTCTACTCCGAGGCCAAGTCCAACGGCTTCGACACCAAGGTGATGCGCCAGATCGTGCGCCTGCGCAAGATGGACCAGCAGGACCGCAGCGAGCAGGAAGAGCTGCTGCACATCTACAAAAGCGCGATCGGCATGGAGTAG
- a CDS encoding DUF2474 domain-containing protein, with translation MARARFPKVGVVHEDRADPTTAGADRTWKRLAWFAGLWAASVAALGVVGYAIKLALGQ, from the coding sequence ATGGCGCGCGCCAGATTCCCGAAAGTCGGCGTGGTCCACGAGGACCGCGCCGACCCCACGACCGCCGGCGCCGACCGCACTTGGAAACGCCTCGCCTGGTTCGCCGGCCTGTGGGCCGCCAGCGTCGCGGCACTTGGCGTCGTCGGCTACGCGATCAAGCTGGCGCTGGGGCAGTAG